The Mesorhizobium sp. B2-8-5 genome segment CGGTTTCGTCCTCCGCCCCCAGCTGCGGCACGACGATTGCCTCGAGCGGCGCGTCGAGCTCCCACTTGACGCTGCCGGGAGCGCGTTCGAGGCTTGAGGAACCGCTCAGCGACTGCGGCGCCACCCGCTGCAGCACCACCGTGCCGAAACCCTTGCGGTCGGCGAAACCCTTGCGGTCGCTGAAACCCTTGCGGTCGGCCGCGTTCCGCCCGGCTTCGCTTGCTGTCGCCCCGGACGTCTCGTGCCACAGAAGATGAAAGCGCCGCTGCGCCTCGGGGCCGGCCTCGACCTTCCAGGTGATTTCGACGCGGCCGCCCTCGGCCGCCAGCGCGCCGTATTTGGCCGAGTTGGTGCCGAGCTCATGGAAGGCCATGCCGAGATTCTGCACCGCATTGGACTGCAGCGTAAGCAGCGGCCCGGAAAGCGAGATGCGCTCTTCGTGGCCGAAGGGCTTCAAATGCTCCTGGATCAGGTCGAAAAGGCTGGCGCCGGCCCATTCCGAGGTGACAAGCAAATCGTGCGAGCGCGACAGCGCCATGATGCGCGAGCGGATCATCTGCTCGAACTCGACAGGATCGGTCGAGCGCTTGCTGGTTTCCCTGACCATCGACAGGATCACCGCGAACTGGTTCTTTACCCGATGGTTGACTTCGCGCATCAGAAGCCGGATGCGGCGCTCGCTTTCCTTGGCGGCGGTGATGTCGCGGGCGATTTTCGATGCGCCGACGATGTCGCCGGCACTGTTCTTGATCGGCGAGATGGTCAGCGAAACGGCAACCAGCGATCCGTCCTTGCGCCTTCGGGTGGTCTCGAAGCTAGGGATGCGCTCACCCCCGCGGATCCGAGCGATGATCTCGCTCTCCTCGTTCTGCATATGATCGGGGATCAGCATCAGGATCGACTGGCCGATGGCCTCTTCAGCGCTGTAGCCGAAGACGCGCTCAGCCGCCTGGTTCCAATCGGTGATGATGCTGTTCAGATCCTTGCCGATGATGGCGTCGTAGGAAGAATCGACGATGGCCGCCAGGCGTGCGTCAGCGCTTGCGTCCTGGCGGATAATCCCCCCGATTTTTGTCATATGCTGAAGGTAGCGCCGGACTGCATAAAGGCAACATCCTAATCGGCCGAGTTCTCGGCGTCGCCGTGCGCTTTCGCCGGTCGCACGACGCCGAAATCCTGCGACTTGATCCCGATTTCCGCCATCAGAAACCCTTCCGAGGCGAGGCCGCGGCGCAAAAGCTCCCGCACCGCCGCGGAGCGGCTGGGCATGCGCTTTTCAAAGCGCCAGTTCTCCAGAGCCGCGAGTTCTTCGTCATTGAGCATGATCTGCAAACGCTGCGGACGCTCAAGTTCAGCCACGTGTGCCTCCCTTTAAAGGCTACAAATGCCACGAGTTAGTATATGTCTTATTTTGCAATTAACTAGGTTACGTCCAATGAAACGTCAAGGTCGCTCTGTGAGTCAAAACCGCAACAGACCAACGATGCCAACGATGCGTCTACCAAGCACTACGTGCTCTATCATAACTGACTGATATCATTTCTATTTTTTAATTTCCACTTGCCATTCCAGGGCCAGGGGAGCATCATCGAATCAAAGGGACAAACCGTCCGTGAAAGGGAGGGTTTTCCATGCGGATGAGATACACAAACAAGCTGAGAGACGACGCCCACAGCCGGGTACAGACCGCCCTGTGGGCTCACGGAGTCGTGAATCTGGTCTTGGTGGCTGAGGAGATAAGGCTCCTAAATCTCGCCGAAAACATCGCCCGCGAGGACATCGAGGAGTTGGTTCTGCAAGTCGCGCAACTCTATGGGGCGATCGTGGAATTCGATGAACAGGC includes the following:
- a CDS encoding sensor histidine kinase, whose product is MTKIGGIIRQDASADARLAAIVDSSYDAIIGKDLNSIITDWNQAAERVFGYSAEEAIGQSILMLIPDHMQNEESEIIARIRGGERIPSFETTRRRKDGSLVAVSLTISPIKNSAGDIVGASKIARDITAAKESERRIRLLMREVNHRVKNQFAVILSMVRETSKRSTDPVEFEQMIRSRIMALSRSHDLLVTSEWAGASLFDLIQEHLKPFGHEERISLSGPLLTLQSNAVQNLGMAFHELGTNSAKYGALAAEGGRVEITWKVEAGPEAQRRFHLLWHETSGATASEAGRNAADRKGFSDRKGFADRKGFGTVVLQRVAPQSLSGSSSLERAPGSVKWELDAPLEAIVVPQLGAEDETDFSL